One Apodemus sylvaticus chromosome 14, mApoSyl1.1, whole genome shotgun sequence DNA window includes the following coding sequences:
- the Rnf44 gene encoding RING finger protein 44 isoform X1 gives MRPWTLAVTKWPPSAPVGHWRVSTRPSSSPGQLWGSLGHEGPLASPPAQDEHLPSQQLLPRPPNLSVEEHRASAPAGRSPRMLHPATQQSPFMVDLHEQVHQGPVPLSYTVTTVTTQGFPLPTSQHIPGCSAQQLPACSVMFSGQHYPVCCLPPPQLIQACTMQQLPVPYHTYPHLISSDHYILHPPPPAPPPQPTHMAPLGQFVSLQTQHPRMPLQRLDNDVDLRGDQHPLGSFTYSTSATGPALSPSVPLHYLPHDPLHQELSFGVPYSHMMPRRLSTQRYRLQQPLPPPPLPPPPSYYPSFLPYFLSMLPMSPTTVGPTISLDLDVDDVEMENYEALLNLAERLGDAKPRGLTKADIEQLPSYRFNPDSHQSEQTLCVVCFSDFEVRQLLRVLPCNHEFHAKCVDKWLKANRTCPICRADASEVPREAE, from the exons ATGAGACCATGGACTCTGGCAGTGACTAAGTGGCCACCCTCTGCCCCTGTGGGTCACTGGCGAGTCTCTACAAGACCTAGCAGCAGTCCAGGCCAGCTCTGGGGAAG CCTTGGCCACGAGGGGCCCCTGGCCAGCCCACCTGCCCAGGATGAGCACTTACCCTCCCAGCAGCTGCTGCCCCGACCACCAAACCTCTCTGTAGAGGAGCACCGAGCCTCAGCTCCTGCCGGCAGGAGCCCCCGAATGCTGCACCCAGCCACCCAGCAGAGCCCGTTCATGGTTGATCTCCACGAGCAG GTGCACCAGGGACCTGTCCCTCTGTCCTACACAGTCACCACGGTGACGACCCAAGGCTTCCCTTTGCCTACAAGCCAACACATCCCTGGCTGCAGTGCCCAGCAGCTCCCAGCATGCTCCGTGATGTTCAGTGGGCAGCACTACCCCGTCTGCTGCCTCCCACCTCCG CAGCTGATCCAGGCGTGTACCATGCAGCAGCTCCCTGTACCCTACCACACCTACCCCCACCTCATCTCCAGTGACCACTACATCCTCCACCCGCCACCGCCAGCCCCACCGCCCCAACCTACCCACATGGCACCGCTTGGGCAGTTTGTATCCCTGCAGACCCAGCACCCACGGATG CCCCTGCAGCGGCTGGACAATGATGTGGACCTTCGAGGGGACCAGCACCCCCTGGGGAGCTTCACTTACTCCACCTCTGCCACTGGCCCAGCCTTGTCGCCCTCAGTGCCCCTTCACTACCTACCCCATGATCCACTGCACCAGGAGCTGTCCTTTGGTGTG CCATATTCCCACATGATGCCACGAAGACTGAGCACACAAAGATACCGCCTGCAACAGCCGCTGCCCCCGCCCCCGCTGCCACCGCCACCGTCCTACTACCCAAGCTTCCTGCCCTACTTCCT TTCAATGCTGCCTATGTCACCAACCACCGTGGGCCCCACCATCAGCCTGGATCTGGATGTGGATGATGTGGAGATGGAGAACTATGAG GCTCTTCTGAACCTGGCTGAGAGGCTGGGAGATGCCAAGCCCCGAGGCCTCACCAAAGCAGACATAGAACAACTGCCGTCATACCGCTTTAATCCTGACAGCCATCAGTCTGAGCAGACTCT GTGCGTGGTCTGCTTCAGTGACTTCGAGGTTCGGCAGCTGCTCCGAGTCCTCCCCTGCAACCATGAATTCCACGCCAAGTGTGTTGACAAGTGGTTGAAG GCCAACCGGACCTGTCCCATCTGCCGGGCGGATGCCTCCGAGGTGCCCAGGGAGGCTGAGTGA
- the Rnf44 gene encoding RING finger protein 44 isoform X3, with translation MLHPATQQSPFMVDLHEQVHQGPVPLSYTVTTVTTQGFPLPTSQHIPGCSAQQLPACSVMFSGQHYPVCCLPPPQLIQACTMQQLPVPYHTYPHLISSDHYILHPPPPAPPPQPTHMAPLGQFVSLQTQHPRMPLQRLDNDVDLRGDQHPLGSFTYSTSATGPALSPSVPLHYLPHDPLHQELSFGVPYSHMMPRRLSTQRYRLQQPLPPPPLPPPPSYYPSFLPYFLSMLPMSPTTVGPTISLDLDVDDVEMENYEALLNLAERLGDAKPRGLTKADIEQLPSYRFNPDSHQSEQTLCVVCFSDFEVRQLLRVLPCNHEFHAKCVDKWLKANRTCPICRADASEVPREAE, from the exons ATGCTGCACCCAGCCACCCAGCAGAGCCCGTTCATGGTTGATCTCCACGAGCAG GTGCACCAGGGACCTGTCCCTCTGTCCTACACAGTCACCACGGTGACGACCCAAGGCTTCCCTTTGCCTACAAGCCAACACATCCCTGGCTGCAGTGCCCAGCAGCTCCCAGCATGCTCCGTGATGTTCAGTGGGCAGCACTACCCCGTCTGCTGCCTCCCACCTCCG CAGCTGATCCAGGCGTGTACCATGCAGCAGCTCCCTGTACCCTACCACACCTACCCCCACCTCATCTCCAGTGACCACTACATCCTCCACCCGCCACCGCCAGCCCCACCGCCCCAACCTACCCACATGGCACCGCTTGGGCAGTTTGTATCCCTGCAGACCCAGCACCCACGGATG CCCCTGCAGCGGCTGGACAATGATGTGGACCTTCGAGGGGACCAGCACCCCCTGGGGAGCTTCACTTACTCCACCTCTGCCACTGGCCCAGCCTTGTCGCCCTCAGTGCCCCTTCACTACCTACCCCATGATCCACTGCACCAGGAGCTGTCCTTTGGTGTG CCATATTCCCACATGATGCCACGAAGACTGAGCACACAAAGATACCGCCTGCAACAGCCGCTGCCCCCGCCCCCGCTGCCACCGCCACCGTCCTACTACCCAAGCTTCCTGCCCTACTTCCT TTCAATGCTGCCTATGTCACCAACCACCGTGGGCCCCACCATCAGCCTGGATCTGGATGTGGATGATGTGGAGATGGAGAACTATGAG GCTCTTCTGAACCTGGCTGAGAGGCTGGGAGATGCCAAGCCCCGAGGCCTCACCAAAGCAGACATAGAACAACTGCCGTCATACCGCTTTAATCCTGACAGCCATCAGTCTGAGCAGACTCT GTGCGTGGTCTGCTTCAGTGACTTCGAGGTTCGGCAGCTGCTCCGAGTCCTCCCCTGCAACCATGAATTCCACGCCAAGTGTGTTGACAAGTGGTTGAAG GCCAACCGGACCTGTCCCATCTGCCGGGCGGATGCCTCCGAGGTGCCCAGGGAGGCTGAGTGA
- the Rnf44 gene encoding RING finger protein 44 isoform X2 has protein sequence MRPWTLAVTKWPPSAPVGHWRVSTRPSSSPGQLWGSLGHEGPLASPPAQDEHLPSQQLLPRPPNLSVEEHRASAPAGRSPRMLHPATQQSPFMVDLHEQVHQGPVPLSYTVTTVTTQGFPLPTSQHIPGCSAQQLPACSVMFSGQHYPVCCLPPPLIQACTMQQLPVPYHTYPHLISSDHYILHPPPPAPPPQPTHMAPLGQFVSLQTQHPRMPLQRLDNDVDLRGDQHPLGSFTYSTSATGPALSPSVPLHYLPHDPLHQELSFGVPYSHMMPRRLSTQRYRLQQPLPPPPLPPPPSYYPSFLPYFLSMLPMSPTTVGPTISLDLDVDDVEMENYEALLNLAERLGDAKPRGLTKADIEQLPSYRFNPDSHQSEQTLCVVCFSDFEVRQLLRVLPCNHEFHAKCVDKWLKANRTCPICRADASEVPREAE, from the exons ATGAGACCATGGACTCTGGCAGTGACTAAGTGGCCACCCTCTGCCCCTGTGGGTCACTGGCGAGTCTCTACAAGACCTAGCAGCAGTCCAGGCCAGCTCTGGGGAAG CCTTGGCCACGAGGGGCCCCTGGCCAGCCCACCTGCCCAGGATGAGCACTTACCCTCCCAGCAGCTGCTGCCCCGACCACCAAACCTCTCTGTAGAGGAGCACCGAGCCTCAGCTCCTGCCGGCAGGAGCCCCCGAATGCTGCACCCAGCCACCCAGCAGAGCCCGTTCATGGTTGATCTCCACGAGCAG GTGCACCAGGGACCTGTCCCTCTGTCCTACACAGTCACCACGGTGACGACCCAAGGCTTCCCTTTGCCTACAAGCCAACACATCCCTGGCTGCAGTGCCCAGCAGCTCCCAGCATGCTCCGTGATGTTCAGTGGGCAGCACTACCCCGTCTGCTGCCTCCCACCTCCG CTGATCCAGGCGTGTACCATGCAGCAGCTCCCTGTACCCTACCACACCTACCCCCACCTCATCTCCAGTGACCACTACATCCTCCACCCGCCACCGCCAGCCCCACCGCCCCAACCTACCCACATGGCACCGCTTGGGCAGTTTGTATCCCTGCAGACCCAGCACCCACGGATG CCCCTGCAGCGGCTGGACAATGATGTGGACCTTCGAGGGGACCAGCACCCCCTGGGGAGCTTCACTTACTCCACCTCTGCCACTGGCCCAGCCTTGTCGCCCTCAGTGCCCCTTCACTACCTACCCCATGATCCACTGCACCAGGAGCTGTCCTTTGGTGTG CCATATTCCCACATGATGCCACGAAGACTGAGCACACAAAGATACCGCCTGCAACAGCCGCTGCCCCCGCCCCCGCTGCCACCGCCACCGTCCTACTACCCAAGCTTCCTGCCCTACTTCCT TTCAATGCTGCCTATGTCACCAACCACCGTGGGCCCCACCATCAGCCTGGATCTGGATGTGGATGATGTGGAGATGGAGAACTATGAG GCTCTTCTGAACCTGGCTGAGAGGCTGGGAGATGCCAAGCCCCGAGGCCTCACCAAAGCAGACATAGAACAACTGCCGTCATACCGCTTTAATCCTGACAGCCATCAGTCTGAGCAGACTCT GTGCGTGGTCTGCTTCAGTGACTTCGAGGTTCGGCAGCTGCTCCGAGTCCTCCCCTGCAACCATGAATTCCACGCCAAGTGTGTTGACAAGTGGTTGAAG GCCAACCGGACCTGTCCCATCTGCCGGGCGGATGCCTCCGAGGTGCCCAGGGAGGCTGAGTGA